One window from the genome of Acinetobacter sp. LoGeW2-3 encodes:
- a CDS encoding HIT domain-containing protein: MFSLHPQLAQDTFFVGDFPLSTCRLMNDMQFPWLILIPRVPGITELYELSQADQEQFLRESSWLSSQLARVFRADKMNVAALGNMVPQLHFHHVVRYQNDVAWPKPVWGTPAVPYSSEVLAHMRQTLMLALRGQGDMPFDWRMD; encoded by the coding sequence ATGTTTAGTTTGCATCCTCAACTTGCTCAAGATACTTTTTTTGTAGGCGACTTTCCTTTGTCAACATGTCGTTTGATGAATGATATGCAATTTCCGTGGTTAATCCTGATTCCACGTGTGCCGGGTATTACAGAATTATATGAACTTAGCCAGGCTGACCAGGAGCAGTTCCTGCGTGAATCAAGCTGGTTATCTAGTCAACTGGCACGTGTATTCCGTGCAGACAAAATGAACGTAGCTGCATTGGGTAACATGGTTCCACAGCTGCATTTCCATCATGTTGTTCGTTACCAGAATGACGTGGCTTGGCCAAAACCAGTGTGGGGAACTCCTGCGGTTCCTTACAGCAGCGAAGTTCTTGCTCACATGCGTCAGACGCTAATGCTGGCTCTACGTGGTCAGGGAGATATGCCATTCGACTGGCGTATGGATTAA